The sequence AGAAGTCCTACCATAGCAATGGAAAATGTTTCACCATTATTATCCACTGCAACATAAGAAACATTCAATTCCGTATTTCCAGTGATATTATAGCCTATTAATGGTCTATAATAAAGTCCTCCTTCATTTCCATCATTTATTCCAACTGCATATCCAACATCTGCCCCTAACTTAAATTGATACGTTGGATAAATCCTTACCGAACCTGCCAATGGCAAAAACTGAAAATCTTCAAACTCTGCTTGTATTTGCACATCACCTACTGCTGTATCAATGTTCTCACCAAAAGCATTTATAAAGCCTGTTGCCAAACCTACATCAAATACCTCTGAGACACCCCAATGGTACGCTGCATCTAATCCAATGGCAAAACTTGAAACATTGGTTGCATCACCAACAGGTATTCCTGCGATTAAACCTGCCTTAAAACTACTTCTGTCCTGGGCGTTTGCGGTAAAACCTGCAATAAATACGGTTACAATAACTAAAATGGTTTTTTTCATGGTTGTTAAAATTTATTAAAAGCTACAACGTACTCGTAATAAATAAAGTATTTCCAATTGTTAAAATTCGTTATACAATATAAATGCACACCAATGTCTTTTCCTTTAGATCAGCATAAAAAAACAGCGGGGTGAAGGTAATATTCCTTGTTAATTTTTGGCACTCTTTTTTGACTGTTACCTTGTTTCAATTGACCAATTATATGTTGCAAAAAAAGCTTTTCAACAAAAGTTAAAATGAAATTCATTTGTAACTATCTTTAAACCATGAACTGGCCACAAGCTTTGCAAGATTATCAGAATTACTTGAAAATAGAGCGAGGACTTTCTGAAAATTCTATTTCTAGTTATATGTTGGATTTGGAAAAACTAATGGCTCATCTAAAGGCACATGAAATTAACGAATCACCAATTCAGGTAAGCGCAGAAACAGTTCAGAAGTTTATCTATGACATTGCCAAAACAGTAAACCCACGTTCCCAGGCGCGCATTATTTCTGGTCTAAAAGGTTTTTTCAATTATCTCATATTTGAAGATTACAGAGCGGATAATCCTATGGATTTGATAGAAACTCCTAAAATTGGAAGAAAACTACCGGATACCTTATCTACTGACGAAATAAATCAACTTATCCTGGCTATCGACCTTTCAAAACCTGAAGGAGAGCGAAATAGGGCCATTTTGGAAACTTTATATGGCTGCGGGCTCAGAGTGTCAGAATTGGTAAACCTTAAACTCTCTGACCTCTATTTTGAAGAAGATTTTATAAAAGTAACCGGTAAAGGTGACAAACAACGATTTGTACCTATTAGTCATTTGAATAAAAAGTACATCAACATCTATAAAAGCGAGATTAGAATTCATTTACCCATTCAGAAAGAACATGAAGACTTTCTTTTTCTCAACAGAAGAGGAAAACAACTCACTAGGGCAATGATTTTCACCATCATAAAACAGTTGTCTGAAAAAATTGGGCTTGATAAAAGTATTAGCCCACACACCTTTAGACATTCCTTTGCCACCCATCTTTTGGAAAATGGTGCAGACCTACGTGCAATTCAGCAAATGCTGGGACATGAAAGCATTACCACCACCGAAATCTATATGCATGTAAACAGAAGTCATTTGGTAAAAGTCCTCAACGAATTTCATCCTAGAAAGTAATATATTCGCCTTTTAAAATTATTGCATGGAACAATCTCGCACTTGGTGGAAGGAAGGAGTAGTATATCAGATATAC is a genomic window of Flagellimonas sp. CMM7 containing:
- the xerD gene encoding site-specific tyrosine recombinase XerD, whose amino-acid sequence is MNWPQALQDYQNYLKIERGLSENSISSYMLDLEKLMAHLKAHEINESPIQVSAETVQKFIYDIAKTVNPRSQARIISGLKGFFNYLIFEDYRADNPMDLIETPKIGRKLPDTLSTDEINQLILAIDLSKPEGERNRAILETLYGCGLRVSELVNLKLSDLYFEEDFIKVTGKGDKQRFVPISHLNKKYINIYKSEIRIHLPIQKEHEDFLFLNRRGKQLTRAMIFTIIKQLSEKIGLDKSISPHTFRHSFATHLLENGADLRAIQQMLGHESITTTEIYMHVNRSHLVKVLNEFHPRK